From the Solibacillus sp. FSL R5-0449 genome, one window contains:
- the addA gene encoding helicase-exonuclease AddAB subunit AddA, protein MTIPAKPSDVQWTDVQWKAIYASGHDILVSAAAGSGKTAVLIERLIQKILAPEDKRIDVDELLVVTFTNASAAEMRNRMAEALEKELAQNPSNHFLRRQLSLLNKAQISTLHSFCLSICREYAYTIDLDPGFRLASTEEASLLQDDVLMDVLEKAYRGDMGTLFTKEELYTLVDSFASDRSDQAIELLLQEMYKVSRVQPNPYEWLRALPEKYDIDPESPIDELGIAKEVRPFIIGSLKEIATRLEKGLQIVTVTPALEKNKPLFEAEYTGVKHVLEAMEEGSWEQAYELIPAVEFGRIKPLTKKDTEEDKQTYAVAKNHRDTAKEMLTDLKETFFARHPKLYVQEMAATKPILETLVKLTIEYSEAFKKAKQERGLLDFSDLEHYALEILTDEESTSNPPQPSDVALNFQKRFKEVLVDEYQDVNFLQETILQLVKNGGEQDGNMFMVGDVKQSIYAFRLAEPRLFLDKYKRFEEDPSGTGMKIDLNANFRSRSEVLEGTNYVFEQIMDEEVGEIAYDEQAKLKFGASYDEQQVPIELVLLEGDSKAQIIPGSEDGSEEESISAAQQEARYIIQRIRDLVDHGGQVYNPKTKSMRPVSYRDIVVLMRSRTWYTTFAEEFKLAGLPLYAETDGGYFESLEVMIMINTLKVIDNPYQDIPLASVLRAPFIGLTENELAKIRLINGKVPFYEALKQYKEEAAGDMPIETEAKLDKFFMMHQKWRQFSRHGALADLVWQVYLDTNYYEMVGAMANGKQRQANLRALHDRALSYEKSSFRGLFRFLRFIDRMSSRGDDLGIAKSTSEADDVVTLLTIHKSKGLEYPVVFVAGMSRTFNTKDLGSRYIFDQDFGLAIKSVNPDLNIISTSLPHLYVKEKKLAKMKAEEMRVLYVAMTRAKERLILVGSIKDWEKQKEEWAFYQELEETVLPAYIRSKANSYLSWVGPAVARHNDFLFANYGYSNEAATTEKWTVRIIPNYDYLLANEAETVEHEVVEQTVNEDLVQLLAKRFTTPYPYANAVTKKSKTSVSEQKRLESLQRMEEEQLYNMEAKRYVKTDVPSFMLKGKKERKLSATEVGTAVHAAMQHIPQQGFASIEETESYIQSLVERKLLQQIEADAVSAEKVFAFFQTEVGERFKKAKQVLREEPFTLSLKDEEGDAQIVQGVIDCIFEDEHGNWVLLDYKTDYIEQYLLGDFEKIKQKMTKSYQIQLNYYQHAVQSIKRIEINERILYLYSIGQEVKID, encoded by the coding sequence ATGACAATTCCAGCGAAGCCGAGTGATGTTCAATGGACAGATGTGCAGTGGAAAGCCATCTACGCATCCGGCCATGACATATTAGTATCGGCAGCGGCCGGTTCAGGGAAAACAGCGGTATTGATCGAGCGACTGATCCAAAAGATATTGGCGCCTGAAGATAAGCGGATTGATGTGGATGAGCTGCTCGTTGTAACGTTTACAAATGCATCGGCTGCGGAAATGCGCAACCGGATGGCGGAAGCGCTTGAAAAGGAACTTGCCCAAAATCCGAGCAACCATTTTCTGCGCCGTCAGTTAAGTTTATTGAACAAAGCGCAAATCTCAACACTGCATTCTTTCTGCTTATCAATTTGCCGTGAATATGCATACACGATTGATCTGGACCCGGGTTTCCGTTTGGCAAGTACAGAAGAAGCTTCGTTATTGCAAGATGACGTACTGATGGATGTGCTTGAAAAGGCATACCGGGGTGATATGGGAACATTGTTCACGAAAGAGGAGCTTTACACATTAGTCGACAGCTTTGCCTCTGACCGCAGTGACCAGGCAATTGAACTGTTGCTGCAGGAAATGTATAAAGTGTCGCGTGTTCAGCCAAACCCGTATGAATGGCTGCGCGCATTGCCGGAGAAATACGATATCGATCCGGAAAGTCCGATTGATGAGTTGGGTATTGCGAAGGAAGTGCGTCCGTTTATAATCGGGAGTCTGAAAGAAATTGCCACACGGCTTGAAAAAGGATTGCAAATCGTGACCGTTACACCTGCTTTAGAGAAAAACAAGCCATTGTTTGAAGCGGAATATACAGGGGTTAAGCATGTACTTGAAGCGATGGAGGAAGGTTCATGGGAACAGGCATATGAGCTGATCCCTGCAGTTGAGTTCGGTCGGATCAAGCCTTTGACGAAAAAGGATACAGAGGAAGATAAGCAAACTTATGCGGTAGCGAAAAATCATCGTGATACGGCAAAAGAAATGCTTACGGATTTAAAGGAAACATTTTTTGCGCGTCATCCTAAGTTGTATGTTCAGGAAATGGCGGCGACAAAGCCGATTTTGGAAACACTCGTGAAACTGACGATTGAATACAGTGAAGCGTTTAAAAAAGCGAAGCAAGAGCGCGGCCTGCTTGATTTTTCGGATTTGGAGCATTATGCGCTGGAGATTTTGACAGATGAAGAAAGCACGTCAAATCCACCCCAGCCGTCCGATGTGGCATTGAATTTCCAGAAGCGTTTCAAAGAAGTGCTTGTCGATGAATATCAGGATGTCAATTTCTTACAGGAAACAATTTTGCAGCTTGTGAAAAACGGCGGCGAACAGGATGGGAATATGTTCATGGTCGGCGATGTGAAACAAAGTATATACGCATTCCGTCTTGCAGAACCGCGCCTTTTCCTTGATAAATATAAGCGATTTGAAGAGGACCCGTCCGGCACAGGAATGAAAATTGACTTAAATGCCAATTTCCGCAGTCGTTCGGAAGTGCTGGAAGGTACGAACTATGTATTTGAGCAAATCATGGATGAAGAAGTCGGCGAGATTGCATACGATGAACAGGCAAAACTTAAGTTCGGAGCGAGCTATGATGAGCAGCAAGTGCCGATTGAATTAGTTTTACTGGAAGGTGATTCAAAAGCGCAAATTATTCCGGGAAGTGAAGACGGTTCTGAGGAAGAAAGCATCAGCGCGGCACAACAGGAAGCACGCTACATTATTCAGCGCATCCGTGATTTAGTCGATCATGGCGGACAAGTATACAATCCGAAAACGAAATCAATGCGTCCGGTCAGCTACCGCGATATCGTCGTATTGATGCGTTCCCGTACTTGGTATACGACATTCGCAGAGGAATTTAAACTGGCGGGCCTGCCGCTCTATGCTGAAACGGATGGCGGTTATTTTGAATCGCTTGAAGTAATGATTATGATCAACACATTAAAAGTTATCGACAATCCGTATCAGGATATTCCGCTCGCTTCCGTACTGCGTGCACCGTTTATCGGGTTAACGGAAAATGAACTGGCGAAAATCCGCCTAATTAACGGGAAAGTCCCTTTTTATGAGGCATTAAAGCAGTATAAAGAAGAAGCAGCAGGTGACATGCCGATCGAAACAGAGGCAAAGCTTGATAAGTTCTTTATGATGCATCAGAAATGGCGCCAGTTCTCCCGTCATGGGGCATTGGCCGATTTAGTATGGCAAGTATATTTAGATACGAATTATTACGAAATGGTTGGGGCGATGGCGAACGGCAAGCAGCGTCAGGCGAACTTGCGGGCATTGCATGATCGTGCATTAAGCTATGAAAAATCCTCATTCCGCGGATTATTCCGCTTCCTGCGATTTATCGACCGCATGAGTTCACGCGGAGATGATTTAGGAATTGCCAAATCAACAAGTGAAGCCGATGATGTCGTCACATTACTTACAATCCACAAATCAAAAGGATTGGAATATCCAGTCGTATTTGTAGCGGGGATGAGCCGTACATTCAATACAAAAGATTTAGGCAGCCGTTATATTTTCGATCAGGATTTCGGTTTGGCGATAAAATCGGTGAATCCGGATTTAAATATCATTTCGACATCGTTACCGCACTTATATGTGAAGGAAAAAAAGCTCGCGAAAATGAAGGCAGAGGAAATGCGCGTCTTATACGTAGCGATGACCCGTGCGAAAGAGCGCCTCATTTTAGTCGGCTCGATTAAAGACTGGGAAAAGCAGAAGGAAGAATGGGCATTTTATCAGGAATTGGAGGAGACAGTGCTCCCGGCTTATATTCGTTCAAAAGCGAACAGCTATTTAAGCTGGGTCGGTCCGGCTGTTGCACGCCATAACGATTTCCTGTTTGCCAATTACGGTTATTCGAATGAAGCGGCAACAACAGAAAAATGGACAGTACGTATCATTCCGAACTATGATTACTTGCTTGCCAATGAAGCGGAAACGGTGGAACACGAAGTGGTTGAACAGACCGTGAATGAAGATCTGGTTCAGCTCTTGGCGAAACGCTTCACAACACCGTATCCCTATGCAAATGCAGTAACGAAGAAATCAAAGACATCGGTATCGGAGCAAAAACGTCTTGAAAGTTTGCAGCGTATGGAAGAAGAGCAACTTTACAATATGGAAGCGAAGCGTTATGTAAAAACCGATGTACCAAGCTTTATGCTGAAAGGGAAAAAAGAACGGAAGCTTTCGGCAACCGAAGTCGGTACAGCTGTACATGCCGCTATGCAGCATATCCCGCAGCAAGGGTTTGCATCAATTGAAGAGACGGAAAGTTATATCCAGTCGCTTGTAGAACGTAAGCTGTTGCAGCAAATTGAAGCAGATGCCGTTTCAGCGGAAAAAGTATTTGCCTTTTTCCAAACAGAGGTCGGTGAGCGTTTTAAAAAAGCGAAGCAAGTATTAAGAGAAGAGCCGTTTACACTTAGTTTGAAAGATGAGGAAGGAGATGCCCAAATTGTACAGGGTGTCATCGACTGCATTTTTGAAGATGAACACGGTAACTGGGTGCTTCTTGATTATAAGACGGATTATATCGAACAGTATTTATTAGGCGATTTTGAGAAAATTAAACAAAAAATGACAAAGTCGTACCAAATTCAATTAAACTATTATCAGCATGCTGTCCAATCAATTAAGCGCATTGAAATAAATGAACGCATTTTATATTTATACAGTATTGGACAAGAAGTGAAAATAGATTAG
- a CDS encoding DUF418 domain-containing protein: MDFRPVGTNERVATLDILRGVSLLGILLVNMFGFYLPMPHIADLSSWFNEVQDIVLQQLLDIYVQSSFYPLFSMLFGYGLAMQYIKANNTGADFYRFAPKRLILLFCIGMFHAIVIWWGDILATYAFCGVFLIALIRMKAKWLLLVAVAVNALYHGFNLSLYVAAGFFNASTDSFSVDIEAIQSALTAYGIGNWTDAFMQRLDDLSIQMSVMMWMSSLFTILPYMLFGAALAKWRLIERAKEKIIIWVILAVAGIGGGIYMKSLPIAGDQTLGNEYLQVYIGGPLLAIGYMAVITLLTQLPFIVKLLSPIAKAGRMSLTLYLMQSVICTVLFYNWGFGLYGKVDVQMGIYMAVGIFVIQVLIAEIYFSKYKQGPIEALLKRFTYGKPAKRES, from the coding sequence GTGGATTTTCGCCCAGTAGGTACGAACGAACGTGTTGCAACACTTGATATATTGCGCGGGGTAAGTTTACTCGGCATCTTATTAGTGAATATGTTCGGATTTTATTTACCGATGCCGCATATTGCGGATTTGAGCAGCTGGTTTAATGAAGTTCAGGATATAGTACTCCAGCAGCTTTTGGATATTTATGTGCAAAGCAGCTTCTATCCGTTATTTTCTATGCTGTTCGGGTATGGATTAGCGATGCAATATATAAAAGCAAATAATACGGGGGCAGATTTTTACCGGTTTGCGCCGAAACGTTTAATTTTGTTATTTTGCATCGGGATGTTCCATGCGATTGTTATTTGGTGGGGCGATATTTTGGCAACATACGCATTTTGTGGAGTGTTTTTAATTGCACTAATTCGTATGAAGGCAAAATGGCTCCTGCTTGTGGCAGTTGCGGTGAATGCTTTGTATCATGGTTTTAACCTAAGTTTATATGTCGCGGCAGGTTTTTTTAACGCATCAACAGATAGCTTCTCTGTCGATATTGAAGCAATTCAAAGTGCTTTAACAGCATACGGTATCGGAAACTGGACGGATGCATTCATGCAGCGTCTTGATGACTTATCGATTCAGATGAGTGTCATGATGTGGATGTCGTCTCTATTTACGATATTACCCTATATGCTGTTTGGTGCGGCACTTGCCAAATGGCGTCTGATCGAGCGGGCAAAAGAAAAAATCATCATATGGGTGATTTTAGCTGTTGCTGGTATTGGCGGCGGAATTTATATGAAGAGCTTGCCGATAGCCGGTGATCAAACACTAGGCAATGAATACTTGCAAGTTTATATTGGCGGTCCGTTATTGGCGATTGGTTATATGGCGGTGATTACATTGCTGACACAATTGCCGTTCATTGTAAAACTGCTGTCGCCGATTGCAAAGGCTGGCCGTATGTCTCTTACGCTCTATCTGATGCAGTCCGTTATTTGTACGGTGCTTTTCTACAATTGGGGCTTTGGTTTATACGGGAAAGTGGATGTGCAAATGGGCATTTATATGGCGGTTGGAATTTTCGTCATCCAAGTATTAATTGCGGAAATCTACTTCTCGAAATATAAACAAGGGCCGATTGAAGCATTGCTGAAAAGATTTACTTACGGTAAACCTGCGAAACGTGAATCGTGA
- a CDS encoding fumarylacetoacetate hydrolase family protein encodes MKLLSFKVNEQVKFGPKVKKEEAVWDVIEIQNQLNVLKDFPKTIIDGIAHGYEFVEQVRKLVEAAQNHEDGAQFKLAYSDIEWLSPVPRTPKNILCVGKNYSDHAREMGAEKAPEHIVVFTKSPTAIAPDESTLPVHADVTDSLDYEGELAVVIGKRGKNVPKAMAFDYVFGYTIANDITARDAQEKHKQFFLGKSLEGSCPMGPYLVTKDEIPDPHALSIVTKVNGEVRQNGSTKDMLFSVSEIIEIVSKYVTLEPGDVILTGTPAGVGKGMNPPQFLKAGDEVKIAIEGIGTLANRFA; translated from the coding sequence ATGAAATTGTTATCATTTAAAGTAAACGAACAAGTAAAGTTTGGCCCAAAAGTGAAAAAAGAAGAGGCAGTTTGGGATGTAATCGAAATCCAAAACCAACTTAATGTACTAAAAGACTTTCCGAAAACAATTATTGACGGGATTGCACATGGCTACGAATTTGTTGAGCAAGTTCGTAAATTAGTAGAGGCAGCTCAAAATCATGAAGATGGCGCTCAATTTAAACTGGCTTATTCTGATATTGAATGGCTGTCGCCAGTTCCTCGTACACCGAAAAATATTTTATGTGTTGGTAAAAATTACAGTGATCATGCCCGTGAAATGGGTGCAGAAAAGGCACCAGAACATATCGTTGTCTTTACGAAGTCGCCAACTGCAATTGCGCCGGATGAATCGACGTTACCTGTGCATGCAGATGTGACGGATTCCCTGGATTATGAAGGGGAGTTAGCTGTCGTAATCGGCAAGCGCGGAAAAAATGTTCCGAAAGCAATGGCATTTGACTATGTGTTCGGTTATACAATTGCCAATGACATTACAGCGCGTGATGCACAGGAGAAACATAAACAATTCTTCTTAGGTAAAAGTTTGGAAGGCAGCTGTCCGATGGGGCCGTATTTAGTAACGAAAGATGAAATTCCTGATCCGCATGCATTATCCATTGTGACGAAAGTTAATGGTGAAGTACGCCAAAATGGATCGACGAAAGATATGCTGTTCTCAGTTTCGGAAATTATCGAGATCGTTTCAAAATATGTAACGCTTGAGCCGGGCGATGTTATTTTAACAGGTACGCCGGCTGGGGTTGGAAAAGGGATGAACCCGCCTCAATTCTTAAAAGCAGGCGATGAAGTGAAAATTGCAATTGAAGGAATCGGGACTTTAGCAAACCGATTTGCTTAA
- a CDS encoding YisL family protein: MDFLTSTTHLHITTWAIALILFFIAALSGKKLKAVHMILRLMYILVIVTGLSLFLEWRDKIPESGMNYDMKVLFGILVIGFMEMVLVRKSKGKSVNMFWVLFGIVLLITLYLGLSMGIGVNF, translated from the coding sequence GTGGATTTTTTAACTAGTACGACACATTTGCACATTACGACTTGGGCAATCGCATTAATATTATTCTTTATTGCTGCATTATCCGGTAAAAAGTTGAAAGCAGTACACATGATCTTACGTTTAATGTATATTTTAGTAATCGTTACAGGATTGTCTTTATTCCTTGAGTGGCGCGATAAAATTCCTGAAAGCGGCATGAACTATGATATGAAAGTATTATTTGGTATCTTAGTAATCGGCTTTATGGAAATGGTATTAGTACGCAAAAGCAAAGGCAAATCTGTCAATATGTTCTGGGTACTATTCGGTATCGTTCTATTAATTACATTATACTTAGGCTTAAGCATGGGTATCGGTGTAAACTTCTAA